One Oncorhynchus nerka isolate Pitt River unplaced genomic scaffold, Oner_Uvic_2.0 unplaced_scaffold_2220, whole genome shotgun sequence genomic window carries:
- the LOC135567289 gene encoding uncharacterized protein LOC135567289 gives MRGIVLLFLLSLWPGGKVDAIDQQILANVVQEMRRFGLENRQYAMAVLLTQQQCTQNGAIFDVGVQPPVVQQRLQDYSVYIGDRLIAAIPDTYHAEYLLLGHDRTNPSKMQTLLTAAKPNDCIVFFSNYSPCLERCNVLNGATSILPFMTVFNGRNANQMAFVFSSVWDPTKHHTGVTKPTKQQVFESFKRIESSLPLYRCVRFKDQNTCYRCITANTNPETNDCLYGY, from the exons ATGAGGGGAATTGTCCTTCTCTTTCTGCTGTCTCTCTGGCCTGGAGGAAAGGTGGATGCTATCGATCAACAGATCTTGGCTAATGTGGTACAAGAGATGAGAAG GTTCGGCCTGGAGAACCGCCAGTATGCCATGGCTGTCTTACTCACCCAACAGCAGTGCACCCAAAATGGAGCAATATTTGATGTAGGCGTGCAACCTCCGGTTGTCCAGCAGAGACTACAGGATTATAGTGTCTACATAGGAGACCGGCTCATCGCAGCCATacctgacacctaccacgctgAGTACCTTCTCTTGGGGCATGATAGAACCAACCCCAGCAAAATGCAGACTCTGTTAACAGCAGCAAAGCCTAATGACTGCATCGTCTTCTTCTCCAACTACTCTCCCTGCCTGGAGAGATGCAACGTCCTTAATGGAGCAACCAGCATTCTGCCCTTCATGACCGTCTTCAACGGCAGGAACGCCAACCAGATGGCCTTTGTCTTCTCCTCGGTTTGGGACCCCACAAAGCACCATACAGGAGTGACCAAACCGACTAAGCAGCAGGTGTTTGAGTCCTTCAAGAGAATAGAAAGTTCCCTCCCTTTATATCGTTGTGTCAGATTCAAGGATCAAAACACATGTTACCGTTGTATCACTGCCAACACAAATCCTGAGACCAATGACTGTCTGTATGGATACTAA